In the Ctenopharyngodon idella isolate HZGC_01 chromosome 4, HZGC01, whole genome shotgun sequence genome, one interval contains:
- the gpr85 gene encoding probable G protein-coupled receptor 85 has protein sequence MIPSPSMANYSHAGDHNILQNVSPLATFLKLTSLGFIIGVGVVGNLLISILLVKDKSLHRAPYYFLLDLCASDILRSAICFPFVFTSVKNGSAWTYGTLTCKVIAFLGVLSCFHTAFMLFCVSVTRYLAIAHHRFYTKRLTFWTCLAVICMVWTLSVAMAFPPVLDVGTYSFIREEDQCTFQHRSFRANDSLGFMLLLALILLATQLVYLKLIFFVHDRRKMKPVQFVPAVSQNWTFHGPGASGQAAANWLAGFGRGPTPPTLLGIRQNSNAAGRRRLLVLDEFKTEKRISRMFYIITFFFLSLWGPYLVACYWRVFARGPVIPGGYLTAAVWMSFAQAGVNPFICIFSNRELRRCFSTTLLYCRKSRLPREPYCVI, from the coding sequence ATGATCCCTTCTCCATCTATGGCGAACTACAGCCATGCAGGGGACCACAACATCTTGCAGAATGTCTCTCCGCTCGCCACTTTCCTTAAACTGACCTCCCTGGGTTTCATCATCGGCGTCGGCGTGGTCGGAAACCTCCTGATCTCCATCCTGCTGGTCAAAGACAAGAGCCTTCATCGAGCGCCCTACTATTTCCTGCTGGACCTCTGCGCTTCGGACATCCTCCGCTCGGCCATCTGCTTCCCCTTCGTGTTCACCTCCGTCAAGAATGGCTCAGCCTGGACGTACGGCACGCTGACTTGCAAAGTGATCGCCTTTTTGGGCGTGCTCTCCTGTTTCCACACTGCCTTCATGCTGTTCTGCGTTAGCGTGACGCGGTACCTGGCCATCGCCCACCACCGCTTTTACACTAAGCGGCTGACCTTCTGGACATGCCTGGCCGTCATATGCATGGTGTGGACCCTGTCGGTAGCCATGGCGTTCCCTCCGGTGCTGGACGTGGGCACGTACTCCTTCATCCGCGAGGAGGACCAGTGCACCTTCCAGCACCGCTCCTTCCGTGCCAATGACTCGTTGGGCTTCATGCTGCTCCTTGCACTCATCCTCCTGGCCACCCAGCTTGTCTACCTCAAGCTCATCTTTTTCGTCCACGACCGCCGAAAGATGAAGCCGGTCCAGTTCGTGCCAGCCGTCAGCCAGAACTGGACCTTCCATGGCCCGGGGGCGAGTGGCCAGGCCGCGGCCAACTGGCTGGCCGGCTTCGGCCGGGGCCCCACGCCTCCGACCCTGCTGGGAATCCGGCAGAACAGCAATGCGGCGGGCCGCAGGCGTCTGCTGGTGCTGGACGAGTTTAAGACTGAAAAGCGGATAAGCAGGATGTTCTACATCATTACCTTCTTCTTCCTGAGCCTGTGGGGACCCTACCTGGTAGCCTGCTACTGGAGGGTGTTCGCCCGAGGCCCAGTGATCCCGGGAGGCTACCTGACAGCGGCCGTGTGGATGAGCTTCGCCCAAGCGGGTGTCAACCCCTTCATCTGCATCTTCTCCAACCGGGAGCTCCGGCGATGCTTCAGCACCACGCTCCTCTACTGCAGAAAATCCAGGTTACCGAGGGAACCCTACTGTGTTATATGA